A stretch of DNA from Pirellulales bacterium:
TGAAATCGCCCACTTGCAGCATGTCGGCCTTGACGCCGATCATGTCGAACAGCTTCTTGTAGTACATGATCTCCATTCGCACACCGGCGATCGTGACCATACCAACCGGCGGCATGATGATTTCGTCGCAAGCGCTGGCAAGCAAATAGGCACCGGCGCTTCCTTCGTGCAGATCGGCATAGACTCGCTTGCCGGCCTTGCGAGCGCGGGCAATCGCGGCACGAAGTTCGCCGACTTTGCCGCGCCCGATTTCCAGGCCGTCTAGGTGGAGCACTAGCCCGGTGAGCTTGTCGTCGGCAGCGGCCGCGTCGATACGCTCGATGATCTTATTCAGATTGGGGGTCATTTCACCAAATATGCCGGCTTGGCCGGGGCCTTCGGCGTAGTCGGCGTTGAGCGTCAGGGTGCCAAACGTGAGTTTCAGCTTGGGTTTTTCGGCCTTCGCTGGCTCCTTTGGCTTGGCTTTTTCGTCGGCGGCCTGCAACGGCGCGGCCAAGACGAGTAGCAGAGCGACGAAAATACCGAGGGTACGGCGAGCTAACATAACGGTTCTCCGGTTCGAACGGCAAAGAGTTTAATTCAGGTGATGTAACGCGATGCGTAACCTACAATTTTCGGCCATGCCGCGGCAATTGACAAGTCGAAATTTCCAAAGGCTGCGACACCAGCACCACCGATTGCTCAAGGCTGCGGCGGCGATCTTCGGCGAGTGGGCGATTTCTCGGCAAAAACGGCGCAGAGGGCAACGTCCGTCGCGACGCGATATTCACCTGGATTGGCTTTCGGCGGCGCGGCGATGATACGTTGCATTTTCGCAGCAGCAGCGAGGGCGAACCGCGGAATTCGCGCCATGAGCAAGGTTCGGCGTGGCCGCCATCGACGGCCATTTTTCGGGATTTCGGTGGCAATTTCCGCCTGTTCCGCGGCCAAACAGGCGAAGTTTGCGCAACATAAGGCTGGAAATGGGCGAAAACCAGGCTCGTCGCCAACCTTCTCCAAGGAGTCCATCACGGGCCCATTTCGGCCTCCCACAGCCAAAATTTCCTCGTTCACGTGTACATTCGCACTTGACGATGTACCCCAGTATATTAGAATACAGGCGTGTTTCCGCCGGCGAGCCGTTTTTTGCGCCACCGGCGCCTACCGATCATCATTTTGACCACGAGGAGAAAAGCATGCCGGATGACGAGATCGAATTGACCCGCCGCCAGAAGCTGGTTTACGAGTTCCTTCGCGAAAAAATCCGCAACCGCGGTTACGGCCCGACCGTCCGCGAAATTGGGGACCAATTCAACATTGCCTCGCCCAACGGGGTGATGTGCCATTTGAAGGCCCTGGAAAAAAAGGGCATGATCATCCGCGAACCAAATATGTCGCGGGCGATCCAACTGGTCCACGACGAGCGCGGGCTGCCGCTGGCCGGCCGGGTCGCAGCGGGTGTGATGCACGAGGCGATCGAAACCAAAGACCGTCTCGATTTCGAAGCGCTGTTCAACAACAAGCGAAATAACTACTTCGCGCTCAAGGTACACGGCGATTCGATGATTGGCGCGCACATCGACGAAGGTGACTATGTCGTGATCAAGCGTCAGCAGACGGCATCGCCGGGGCAAATGGTCATTGCTCAAACGCCAGACGGCGAGGCGACGCTGAAACGCTATTACCCCGAGAAGTCGAAGAAGCGCATCAAGCTGGAGCCGGCCAACCCAAGGATGAGCCCGATTTATGTGAAGGAGTGCAAGATTCTGGGCGTCGTGGCGGGCGTAGTTCGCAAAGTGGACTAATCGCGAAGTACCACGAGCCGATTGGAAATCGAACCGAAAAATGTCGTTTGGCGATTCGCGTGCCGCCGGCAGCCCTACGGGGTAGCCGGCGGCACCGATTGCCTCGATGCCAGATTCTTCGAAGCACGCGCCTGTTGTCGGGCCGCGACGCAGTGCGTTTGGCAGCCGCACAATTGATGGCAGAGAACAGATGCCAGAAACCGCGTTATTTATTTGACCGCCGGGGCAGGAGCGGCATTGACGGCCGGTTTGGCATCGGAGTTCTTTGAGTCGGGTGGAGTGGTAGCGTCGGCCTTGTTGCCTTTCTCTTCTTTGGGCTTTTTCACAATGATGTCGTCGATGCCAAGGTGAATCTTGCGGTAGGTAGCATCGCTAATGACGTAATACCAGTCGGCAAATCGGCCGTTAAGTTCCTTGACTCGCTCTTCACCTTTTTTCACTTTATCATCGTATTCGTCTTGCTTGCGTTTGTTTTCTTTCTCGATCTTTTCTCGATGAGCCTCTTGGGCCTCGAGATCGTCTTCAGGATTTTTCGCTTCAGCTTTCTTGGTTTCGTCGGTCTTCGCCGCGTCGTCGGTCTGTGCATCTATTGCGTTGGATTCGTTGGGCTTCTTTTCGGCATTCGCCTCGGC
This window harbors:
- the lexA gene encoding repressor LexA, producing the protein MPDDEIELTRRQKLVYEFLREKIRNRGYGPTVREIGDQFNIASPNGVMCHLKALEKKGMIIREPNMSRAIQLVHDERGLPLAGRVAAGVMHEAIETKDRLDFEALFNNKRNNYFALKVHGDSMIGAHIDEGDYVVIKRQQTASPGQMVIAQTPDGEATLKRYYPEKSKKRIKLEPANPRMSPIYVKECKILGVVAGVVRKVD